Proteins encoded together in one Campylobacter peloridis LMG 23910 window:
- a CDS encoding PoNe immunity protein domain-containing protein, translating to MLRNTKKDEAYFTERILEWEEEVKEDEKRLLELPLGDERRENYFFSITDGKKCIALDKYSRGDDINIVKKDLEAYILEKEKNRLEFAIDIGYYRGNAIELCVRVLLDMDTTCLLELIEEDERKRRDILNRDWFLHFIGSKGKKLNLERKCACKEHELIKEFIATQDIEFLHKYMKKHTRLRDPLDTWDLEGAAIVKLMNLDKEEFKQYKYFPYDLI from the coding sequence AACGTATATTAGAATGGGAAGAAGAAGTTAAAGAAGATGAAAAAAGACTCTTAGAACTTCCACTAGGAGATGAAAGAAGGGAAAATTATTTTTTTTCTATAACAGATGGAAAAAAATGTATTGCTTTAGATAAATACTCTCGCGGTGATGATATAAACATAGTTAAAAAAGATTTAGAAGCATACATACTAGAAAAAGAAAAAAATCGTTTAGAATTTGCAATTGATATTGGCTATTACAGGGGAAATGCTATTGAACTTTGCGTTAGAGTATTATTAGATATGGATACTACTTGTTTGCTAGAATTAATAGAAGAAGATGAGAGAAAAAGAAGGGATATACTCAATAGAGATTGGTTTTTACATTTTATAGGTTCTAAGGGTAAGAAGTTAAATTTAGAACGCAAATGTGCTTGCAAAGAACATGAACTGATTAAAGAATTTATAGCCACACAAGATATTGAGTTTTTACATAAATATATGAAAAAACATACAAGGTTAAGGGATCCTTTAGATACCTGGGATCTTGAAGGTGCTGCAATTGTAAAACTAATGAATTTGGATAAAGAAGAATTTAAACAGTATAAATACTTTCCTTATGATTTAATATAA
- a CDS encoding DUF4299 domain-containing protein has product MKDLKLLQKRWEEAYEAMPKLYDALDKTIVNFTLSEDTDTILFKEPWENFELDDENEEVEWRLSFFSISEDKPLGYLEYKEALEKLQEFALIQSEERILIRAINLKELKNLRLKEL; this is encoded by the coding sequence ATGAAAGATTTAAAACTTTTACAAAAGCGTTGGGAAGAAGCTTATGAGGCTATGCCTAAACTTTATGATGCATTAGACAAAACAATAGTAAATTTTACTCTTAGTGAAGATACAGATACTATTTTATTTAAAGAACCTTGGGAAAATTTTGAACTAGATGATGAAAATGAAGAAGTAGAATGGAGGTTAAGTTTTTTTAGTATTAGCGAAGATAAACCTCTAGGATATTTAGAATATAAAGAAGCTTTAGAAAAATTACAAGAATTTGCTTTAATACAATCAGAAGAAAGAATTTTAATTAGAGCTATAAATTTAAAAGAACTTAAAAATTTAAGATTGAAAGAACTATGA
- a CDS encoding type VI secretion system Vgr family protein — translation MNTNNSYLNLKINKLDFKITKAIIKESLDQIFLCECEGFYENINNDIFSDDNIEFNPNMLIDKEASLIIKNPYENKKIDFSTNIDMIYRGIISYVDYLGVNQGSASNIVKENFKQLNHKHFFKFNLHSPLIRLDFNKANRIYTHTNIIEVIKQTLAYYNTKLNKNIDFSNIHHIYETKELISQYNESDLEFITRLAHNHGIYFYEDKDNIYFYDFYTHKGKIKDIVFNPNINNHLNETCIYALNKEKQIQTNAFTHSSNNSKQPLSLYSLSTKAQNANTHYNEHSYESEYSFTQNINLKQSPTLKEKRNTMLNNILKAKSNIYHLSLNESIKINIQEETTKEYTIIAKEQILIDDAILANTINTNDNLNIKDLNLSKSYTNNLTLTPSFLTFTPSFKSKPKPPINTMGIVIGEDSNIENQRNTIYTDEYGRVKVRINLYANQEELDNKTNMYHHSPFLRVASNVASNHSGFYHTPRIGDEVIISFLDDDIDKPFISGSLYNGVNDPLVSLPHHDHKTSISSKTIGVYEQGYNELTLSNLKDKEQIYLKAERDYDELVQHNFTQRILNDKDSMVDGIYNERIKKVHTQTIDLAKNVNVGAEYLINVGLSKDTIVGLSNTLNVGVDNKLRVAKNSSEYIGENKDTEICANKNTIIHKDETRNVKGNKKEIIEGYYNINTSNKIQVLSEKEIDYKSKDNILFTSNESMGFESDKNTSMVADNITTYAKTTHYLRADSEATIQVGETLINAKPDCVIIKAGGVEVVIDSKGLVVKGGEIKAE, via the coding sequence ATGAATACAAACAACTCTTATCTTAATTTAAAAATTAACAAACTTGATTTTAAAATCACAAAAGCCATTATAAAAGAAAGCTTGGATCAGATCTTTTTATGTGAATGTGAAGGTTTTTATGAAAATATCAATAATGATATTTTTAGTGATGATAATATTGAATTTAATCCTAATATGCTTATTGATAAAGAAGCTTCACTTATAATTAAAAATCCTTATGAAAACAAAAAGATAGACTTTTCAACTAATATTGATATGATTTATCGGGGAATAATATCTTATGTTGACTATTTAGGTGTTAATCAAGGCAGTGCTAGCAATATTGTAAAAGAAAATTTTAAACAATTAAACCATAAACATTTTTTTAAGTTTAACTTGCATTCTCCTTTAATAAGACTTGATTTTAATAAAGCAAATCGTATTTATACTCATACAAACATAATAGAAGTAATTAAACAAACCTTAGCCTATTATAACACCAAGCTAAATAAAAACATTGATTTTTCTAATATTCATCATATATATGAAACTAAAGAATTAATTTCTCAATACAATGAAAGTGATTTAGAATTTATCACAAGATTAGCACACAATCATGGTATTTATTTTTATGAAGATAAAGATAATATTTATTTTTATGATTTTTATACTCATAAAGGCAAAATAAAAGATATAGTTTTTAATCCTAATATCAACAACCATCTTAATGAAACTTGTATTTACGCACTAAATAAAGAAAAACAAATACAAACTAATGCTTTTACTCATTCTAGTAATAATTCCAAACAACCTTTAAGTTTATATTCCTTAAGCACTAAAGCACAAAATGCCAATACACATTATAATGAGCATTCTTATGAAAGTGAGTATTCCTTTACACAAAATATTAATTTAAAACAATCCCCTACCCTAAAAGAAAAAAGAAATACTATGCTTAATAATATACTAAAAGCAAAAAGCAATATTTATCATCTTAGTTTAAATGAAAGTATTAAAATTAATATTCAAGAAGAAACCACCAAAGAATATACCATTATAGCAAAAGAACAAATTTTAATTGATGATGCTATTTTAGCTAATACTATCAATACCAATGATAATTTAAATATTAAAGACTTAAATCTAAGCAAATCTTATACAAATAATTTAACCCTTACCCCATCTTTTTTAACCTTTACACCTAGTTTTAAATCCAAACCAAAACCTCCAATTAATACCATGGGTATAGTTATAGGAGAAGATTCTAATATAGAAAATCAAAGAAATACCATATACACAGATGAATATGGAAGAGTAAAAGTAAGGATTAATCTTTATGCTAATCAAGAAGAATTAGATAATAAAACAAACATGTATCACCATAGTCCATTCTTAAGAGTAGCTAGTAATGTAGCAAGCAATCATTCAGGTTTTTATCATACACCAAGAATAGGAGATGAAGTTATTATTTCATTTTTAGATGATGATATAGACAAGCCTTTTATTAGTGGAAGTTTATATAATGGGGTGAATGATCCTCTTGTATCGTTGCCACACCATGATCACAAAACTTCCATTAGCTCTAAAACTATAGGAGTATATGAACAAGGATACAATGAACTAACTTTATCCAACTTAAAAGATAAAGAACAAATCTATCTAAAAGCAGAAAGAGATTATGATGAATTGGTTCAGCACAACTTTACTCAAAGAATTTTAAATGATAAAGATTCTATGGTGGATGGAATTTATAATGAAAGAATTAAAAAAGTTCATACGCAAACCATAGATTTAGCTAAAAATGTCAATGTTGGTGCTGAGTATCTAATAAATGTAGGTTTATCTAAAGACACCATAGTTGGATTATCTAACACTTTAAATGTAGGAGTAGACAACAAGTTAAGAGTAGCTAAAAATTCAAGTGAATATATAGGAGAAAATAAAGACACTGAAATATGCGCAAACAAAAATACCATTATACATAAAGATGAAACTAGAAATGTTAAAGGAAACAAAAAAGAAATTATAGAAGGTTATTACAATATAAATACAAGCAATAAAATACAAGTCTTGAGCGAAAAAGAGATAGATTATAAAAGTAAAGACAATATTCTTTTTACAAGCAATGAATCCATGGGATTTGAAAGCGATAAAAATACAAGTATGGTGGCTGATAATATCACTACCTATGCAAAAACAACTCATTATCTAAGGGCTGATAGTGAGGCAACTATACAAGTAGGAGAAACATTGATTAATGCTAAACCAGATTGTGTTATCATTAAAGCAGGTGGAGTAGAAGTAGTGATAGATTCTAAGGGTCTTGTTGTTAAAGGTGGAGAAATTAAAGCAGAGTAA